Below is a window of Finegoldia magna ATCC 29328 DNA.
ATTCTGTAATTGTTGTCCATAAGTTCATCAAGTGTTTCAGCCATTGTCATAATGCAAAATGTTGTCACAAACATTTTTTCGTTTTCTTCTTGAATCTTATTTTGTATCTTTTTAGCCTCTTCCAAGTTCTCAATTAATGATTGTGCAACAAACTCATCACTTGCACCTAATCCCTTACCTGATAATTTCCTTTTCTCACCAAACTTCTCTGTATTCATAAAAGATAGTTTAGTTCTAATCATTTGCTTAGTTTCATCCTTTGGAATTGGATTAATATGGATTGAACATATCATATTGATATTTTCAGCAGTCAAATCTTGAATAAATTCATCCGTCATTTCTGTCGGTATATCTTTGATAAATCTTACTTGACCGTAATATCTTCCCCACTCAAATATTGATTTATCAGTAAAATCTGCGGAATCTTCTGCTAAAAAATCTTTAGATGTTAGCCCATGTCTAAAATACATTCTATTATCATATTTTGAGTTAGAATGATTCATAGGATCTATTATCGTCTTGAATAACTTTAATCTTTCTTTAGCTGATAATACCTTTACAACATCATCAGAATTTATTGGATAAATGTCTTTTAATCTTTCTTTAATAGCTGTTTCTGCTCTTTTAAGTTTTTCTGTAGCATCTTCTAAGTCATCAGCCAATACTGTGTAGGTTATAAACTTTCTTCTATTTATCCTATTGTTTTTATCTGTGTCATATTTTGCTATGTTTTGATTATTAAGCTCAATCCTAAATTCATCATAACCATCATCTTTCAAATTGATATTTACATCTTTTACAAACTTATCATGACTTACTAATTCATTGTTAAATGACATTTCATACGCTATATTTTCATCTAGTGTATTTAGAAACTTAACATAATTTAAGAAAAGTTCACTTTGTTTTTTTTCAGCTAACAATTTATAGTTAATATCAGCAAACTCTATTGTCCTTGAATAAAGTAGGTTTTCTCTTATTACTAAAGTTCCGTCACTTAGAAGCCTGTCATAACCTATTAAACTTTGTGTTGATGTGTTCTTTTTATTATATATATCGGCTTTTGAATTTTTGACTTTCTTTTCTTTAGATTTTCTTAATTTCTGTTCTTGTTCTCTTTTACTGATAGCTTTCTTTTTTATATCTTTATTACTTTTAAGCTTTCCTGTAGTATTTACATCTTTAGCAATCAATACATTTTCGTCTAAAGGGGCATTTTCTTTCTCTTTAGATTTCTTTGGCTTTTTATTTTTAGCATCTACTGTTGCAATTTCTTTTGTTTCTTTATTTTTCTTTTTAAATAATCCCAATCAACTCACCTCTTTCGTCAAAATTGAACAACGCCTCTTCTTTAGGTTTACCTTTTTTATATTTCTCGGCTATCATCTTGCGATATTCTTTTGTTTCTACTCTATAGTTTATTAATCCGACATAGTTGTTTTCTTTTTTATCGACTAAAACTTTATTGTTCAATAATTGAGTGTAATCATTTTTATTTAATATCTCACCAGATTTTATATCAAACTGTGTCATTTGGTCTTCTTTAAAAACAAATCTCTTTCTTTTTTTGTTATTTAACATATTATAGAAGTTTTGATTAACTTCTGTTTTATATGTCAATTTATTCACTCCAAATTTACCACGATATAACTTCTTAAGATAATCTTCCATATTTAAATTATCTTTTTTAACAAAGCCAATCATTGCTATTGGAACTACTGTTAAAAATATTAGATAAGCTATTATGTTCATCTTTAAAAACTTAGATAAAATTATTGTCTCTAAAATTGCTAAAACTAAGCCACTTCCTAAAGCCAATAATTTTCTTTTAGTAAGATTTAAAAATATCTTATTTTCATATTCTGAAATATCTCTTGGTATGTTAACCTGTATCAAAATTATTCCTCCTAATTAAAAGCTCCGCCTGTTGCTAAGTTCGCTACTTGTTTTGATTTCTTAAATAACGTCAATGTAGTTAAACTCATTAGCATACTACCTGCAATTACCTTCAAGCTTAGTGTAAACGCACTTCCTATTCCTAATGATTGCATCGTTTTTGCTGGATCTGCCGATGAAAATACCTTAATAAATGTTTGAGGACTTGCAACTAAACCATTAAATAAAACATTACCAATTCCTTTTCCACCTTCTATCGCATTAAACACATTTAAAAACAATTGTGTTGATATCTTTGTGGCGACTAATATAAGCAAAATATTTAACCCTATACTTAAAATCGTCTTTAAGTATGTAAATCCAGTATTAGCCCATTGCTCACAGCTTATTGATGCAACAGCTATTGGTGCAGCAAAATAATAAAGTATACAGTCTACCATTACGCCTAGAATATAGAATCCAATCATTAGAGATATTGCCAACATTGCAATTGCCCCTAGTGCAAATAATAAAACCAATATTATTGATGATAGTTTTAAGGTGCTAGCCATGTTATCTATTATTTCATCTTTGATTGAACCGTCAGAATTTAACATGCCAACTAATACCGCATTTGCCGAGTATGCATGATCTATAGTCGTAATGTTAGCAAAATTTTCCACATATCCTGCAAACCCAGACACTACCGATAAAAACATTTCTTGAACACTTTCAATTAATATTTTTATTATCATAATTCTAAAAAAGAATTTTAAAGGTATTACTATACCTTGTGCCTGAACAGCATCCTGCTTGGATGCCATTGAATACAGACCTAATACAAATCCTATTGCTAGTATCGTGTAAGCCACAGCTAATATTATATTGTTTAACCCTGATAATGTTTGATTGCTTAGCATTGTTCCAGATGGCGATAAAAACATATTCATGTTTTGTCTTGTAAAAAATCCACCGACTTTGGCTGTAACATCTTGCATTTCAATCATAAATTTAAAAAGCGAAAGAATCGCTTCACAAAACATCTTCCACATTTAAAAGACTCCTTTCAAAAATATACTAAAGTTAATTACTAAAGGAGAATTCCAATCTATTCCGGGATTTGTCGTAAGCTTT
It encodes the following:
- a CDS encoding PrgI family protein is translated as MIQVNIPRDISEYENKIFLNLTKRKLLALGSGLVLAILETIILSKFLKMNIIAYLIFLTVVPIAMIGFVKKDNLNMEDYLKKLYRGKFGVNKLTYKTEVNQNFYNMLNNKKRKRFVFKEDQMTQFDIKSGEILNKNDYTQLLNNKVLVDKKENNYVGLINYRVETKEYRKMIAEKYKKGKPKEEALFNFDERGELIGII